From a region of the Lactuca sativa cultivar Salinas chromosome 4, Lsat_Salinas_v11, whole genome shotgun sequence genome:
- the LOC111890039 gene encoding receptor-like protein kinase FERONIA gives MFTFTLRLFSLLLISTTTSTATAQPYQATDHFLLDCGASSTTTSFSRRWSGDEHSEFLPFNSHVTSFLSTPTAQYPPPPENLYTTSRIFNTSSFTYKFPVSQGPKFLRLHFYPATYSNLKENQSFFSVSSNGYSLLTNFSASRTSCFLSQPRPKVSSFFKEFIIYVKDTQILNITFTPSPNSYAFINGIEIVSMPENLHFKAEKYKYLDQISGPVVDNYTALETIYRLNVGGGQISSKDDTGLYRSWDGDDNYIFGASFGLTWGMDSPIVYTTNTPNYTAPEIVYQTQRSMGLLSQHYNLTWALPVDSGFYYLLRLHFCNIIPQYTKKFQMVFKIFINNQTAEHEADPFFWTQGSGCPVYKDYGVYVVDPDGKGNKQDLWLALHPFYGQYLDGYLNGLEVFKLNMTGNLSSPNPERSCTTPPSRLTYPIKEKKKKTPYGVILGCVGGGLVMFSLLVLMVLCYRRRTMGKSSPRVTSKSFRSLLPSDRCHSYTLKEVKFATDEFNENCVIGNGGFGKVYKGYMEKTRNTVAIKRLNKSSSQGFHEFQTEIAMLSKLRHVHLVSLIGYCDENGEMILVYEYMAQGTLQEHVYNTNNPPLSWKTRLSICIGAAKGLHYLHTCGKRRIIHRDVKSTNILLDEKWVAKLSDFGLSKLGSKDPLKTHVSTLVKGSLGYIDPEYCKTKQLTDKSDVYSFGVVLLEVLCSRPVILRRLSDEQVSLVTWGKSCYRRGTLHEIIDPKLSGEIAPECLRKFGEVANSCLHEEGSERPSMEDVVWGLEFALQLQDIANEAVPENQ, from the coding sequence ATGTTCACCTTCACTTTGCGACTCTTTTCGTTGCTCCtcatctccaccaccacctccaccgccACTGCTCAACCATACCAAGCCACAGACCACTTCCTCCTAGACTGTGGTGCATCCTCCACCACCACTAGTTTTTCACGGCGATGGAGTGGCGATGAACATTCTGAATTCCTGCCTTTCAACAGCCACGTCACATCCTTTTTATCCACCCCCACCGCCCAATATCCTCCACCACCAGAAAACCTTTACACCACCAGTCGTATCTTCAACACTTCTTCATTCACCTACAAGTTTCCCGTGTCCCAAGGCCCCAAATTCCTCCGCCTCCATTTCTATCCCGCCACCTACTCCAACCTGAAAGAAAACCAATCTTTCTTCTCTGTATCATCCAATGGCTACTCTCTCTTGACCAACTTCAGCGCTTCACGAACCTCCTGCTTTCTCTCTCAACCACGTCCCAAAGTTTCTAGCTTTTTCAAAGAATTTATCATCTACGTAAAAGATACCCAAATCCTAAACATTACCTTTACACCCTCACCCAACTCGTATGCATTCATCAATGGTATTGAAATCGTTTCTATGCCGGAAAATCTGCATTTTAAGGCAGAAAAATATAAATACCTTGATCAAATTTCAGGACCCGTTGTTGATAACTACACAGCTCTTGAAACTATTTATCGTCTAAACGTCGGTGGGGGACAAATATCAAGTAAGGATGATACCGGTCTGTATCGATCATGGGATGGAGACGACAATTACATATTCGGAGCTTCGTTCGGATTAACTTGGGGTATGGATAGTCCAATCGTGTACACCACAAACACACCCAATTATACAGCACCTGAGATAGTTTATCAAACCCAAAGGAGTATGGGCTTACTATCTCAGCACTACAACCTAACATGGGCGCTTCCGGTTGATTCTGGGTTCTATTACTTGCTCAGGCTCCATTTTTGCAACATTATACCACAGTATACGAAAAAATTTCAGATGGTGTTTAAGATCTTCATTAATAATCAAACTGCTGAGCATGAAGCTGATCCATTCTTTTGGACTCAAGGTAGCGGGTGTCCGGTATACAAGGATTACGGTGTGTATGTAGTAGACCCAGATGGCAAAGGAAACAAACAAGATTTGTGGCTCGCATTGCATCCTTTCTACGGACAATATCTTGATGGTTATTTAAATGGGTTGGAAGTCTTCAAGTTGAACATGACTGGTAATCTTTCTAGCCCCAATCCAGAACGTAGTTGTACCACCCCACCATCAAGGCTTACATATCCTataaaagagaagaagaagaaaactcCATATGGCGTGATACTTGGATGTGTTGGGGGAGGATTAGTCATGTTTTCTCTTCTAGTTCTTATGGTTTTATGTTATCGAAGGCGAACCATGGGCAAATCATCACCGAGAGTAACTTCAAAGTCTTTCCGCTCATTACTTCCATCAGATCGCTGCCATAGTTATACACTCAAAGAGGTGAAATTTGCTACTGATGAATTTAATGAAAATTGTGTCATAGGCAACGGAGGGTTTGGAAAAGTATATAAAGGGTATATGGAGAAGACAAGAAACACTGTAGCAATCAAACGGCTTAACAAATCATCCAGTCAAGGTTTTCATGAATTCCAAACAGAAATAGCGATGCTGTCGAAACTACGACATGTCCATCTAGTATCCCTGATTGGATACTGTGATGAGAATGGAGAGATGATACTAGTGTATGAGTACATGGCTCAGGGTACTCTACAGGAACATGTTTACAACACAAACAATCCTCCTTTGTCATGGAAAACACGTCTTAGTATTTGCATTGGCGCAGCCAAAGGGTTACATTATCTCCACACATGTGGAAAGCGCAGAATAATTCACAGGGATGTCAAGTCTACCAATATTTTACTGGATGAAAAATGGGTAGCTAAGTTGTCTGATTTTGGTTTGTCGAAACTCGGGTCCAAAGATCCTTTGAAGACACATGTTAGCACATTGGTGAAGGGTAGTCTTGGGTATATAGATCCCGAATATTGCAAAACCAAACAACTTACGGACAAGTCTGATGTGTACTCTTTTGGAGTGGTTTTGCTTGAAGTGTTGTGTTCAAGACCTGTTATACTTCGACGACTGAGTGACGAACAAGTGAGCTTGGTAACATGGGGCAAGTCTTGCTATCGAAGGGGAACCTTGCATGAAATAATTGATCCAAAGCTAAGTGGTGAGATTGCACCGGAGTGTTTACGGAAGTTTGGTGAGGTGGCAAATAGTTGCTTGCATGAGGAAGGGAGTGAACGACCCTCTATGGAGGATGTCGTATGGGGATTAGAATTTGCATTGCAACTACAAGACATTGCTAATGAGGCCGTGCCAGAAAATCAATAA